Proteins from a single region of Bos javanicus breed banteng chromosome 25, ARS-OSU_banteng_1.0, whole genome shotgun sequence:
- the GNB2 gene encoding guanine nucleotide-binding protein G(I)/G(S)/G(T) subunit beta-2 yields the protein MSELEQLRQEAEQLRNQIRDARKACGDSTLTQITAGLDPVGRIQMRTRRTLRGHLAKIYAMHWGTDSRLLVSASQDGKLIIWDSYTTNKVHAIPLRSSWVMTCAYAPSGNFVACGGLDNICSIYSLKTREGNVRVSRELPGHTGYLSCCRFLDDNQIITSSGDTTCALWDIETGQQTVGFAGHSGDVMSLSLAPDGRTFVSGACDASIKLWDVRDSMCRQTFIGHESDINAVAFFPNGYAFTTGSDDATCRLFDLRADQELLMYSHDNIICGITSVAFSRSGRLLLAGYDDFNCNIWDAMKGDRAGVLAGHDNRVSCLGVTDDGMAVATGSWDSFLKIWN from the exons ATGAGTGAGCTGGAGCAACTGAGACAGGAGGCCGAGCAGCTCCGGAACCAGATCCGG GATGCCCGAAAAGCATGTGGGGATTCAACACTGACCCAG ATCACAGCTGGGCTGGACCCAGTGGGGAGAATCCAGATGAGGACACGGAGGACCCTCCGTGGGCACCTGGCCAAAATCTATGCCATGCACTGGGGGACAGACTCAAG GCTGCTGGTCAGCGCCTCCCAGGACGGCAAGCTCATCATTTGGGACAGCTACACCACCAACAAG GTCCACGCCATCCCGCTGCGCTCCTCCTGGGTCATGACCTGTGCCTACGCGCCCTCAGGGAACTTCGTGGCCTGCGGGGGACTGGACAACATATGCTCCATCTACAGCCTCAAGACCCGTGAGGGCAATGTCAGGGTCAGCCGGGAGCTGCCTGGCCACACCG GGTACCTGTCATGCTGCCGCTTTCTGGATGACAACCAAATCATCACCAGCTCTGGGGACACCACCTG TGCCCTGTGGGACATTGAGACTGGCCAGCAGACTGTGGGCTTTGCTGGACATAGTGGTGATGTGATGTCCCTGTCCCTGGCCCCCGACGGCCGCACCTTTGTGTCAGGCGCCTGCGACGCCTCCATCAAGCTGTGGGACGTGCGGGACTCCATGTGCCGACAGACCTTCATCGGCCACGAATCCGACATCAACGCCGTGGCT TTCTTCCCCAACGGCTACGCCTTCACCACGGGCTCTGATGACGCCACATGCCGCCTCTTTGACTTGCGGGCCGACCAGGAGCTCCTCATGTATTCGCACGACAACATCATCTGCGGCATCACCTCTGTTGCCTTCTCGCGCAGCGGCAGGCTGCTGCTCGCGGGCTACGACGACTTCAACTGCAACATTTGGGATGCCATGAAGGGCGACCGTGCAG GTGTCCTCGCGGGCCACGACAACCGTGTGAGCTGCCTCGGGGTCACTGACGATGGCATGGCTGTGGCCACAGGTTCCTGGGACTCCTTCCTCAAGATCTGGAACTAA
- the ACTL6B gene encoding actin-like protein 6B isoform X2, whose product MSGGVYGGDEVGALVFDIGSFSVRAGYAGEDCPKADFPTTVGLLAAEEGGGLELEGEKEKKGKIFHIDTNALHVPRDGAEVMSPLKNGMIEDWECFRAILDHTYSKHVKSEPNLHPVLMSEAPWNTRAKREKLTELMFEQYNIPAFFLCKTAVLTAFANGRSTGLVLDSGATHTTAIPVHDGYVLQQGIVKSPLAGDFISMQCRELFQEMAIDIIPPYMIAAKEPVREGAPPNWKKKEKLPQVSKSWHNYMCNEVIQDFQASVLQVSDSPYDEQVAAQMPTVHYEMPNGYNTDYGAERLRIPEGLFDPSNVKGLSGNTMLGVGHVVTTSIGMCDIDIRPGLYGSVIVTGGNTLLQGFTDRLNRELSQKTPPSMRLKLIASNSTMERKFSPWIGGSILASLGTFQQMWISKQEYEEGGKQCVERKCP is encoded by the exons ATGAGCGGGGGCGTCTACGGCGGAG ATGAGGTGGGGGCGCTGGTCTTTGACATTGGCTCCTTCTCAGTCCGCGCTGGGTACGCTGGGGAGGACTGCCCCAAG GCTGACTTCCCCACCACGGTGGGGCTGCTGGCCGCGGAGGAGGGGGGCGGGCTGGAGTtggagggggagaaagagaagaaagggaaaatcttTCACATCGACACCAACGCCCTCCACGTGCCTCGAGATGGAGCGGAAGTCATGTCTCCCCTCAAGAATGGCATGA TTGAGGACTGGGAGTGCTTCCGTGCAATCCTGGATCACACCTACAGCAAACATGTCAAGTCTGAGCCAAACCTGCACCCAGTGCTCATGTCAGAGGCCCCG TGGAACACACGGGCCAAACGGGAGAAGCTGACGGAGCTGATGTTTGAGCAGTACAACATTCCTGCTTTCTTCTTATGCAAGACAGCTGTGCTTACTGC CTTTGCAAATGGACGCTCCACAGGTCTGGTGCTGGACAGTGGGGCCACCCACACGACAGCCATTCCAGTGCATGATGGCTACGTCCTGCAGCAAG GCATTGTCAAATCACCCCTGGCAGGGGACTTCATCTCCATGCAGTGCCGAGAGCTCTTCCAGGAAATGGCCATTGACATCATCCCACCTTACATGATCGCAGCCAAG GAGCCTGTACGGGAGGGTGCACCCCCaaactggaagaagaaagagaagttacCCCAGGTTTCCAAGTCCTGGCATAACTACATGTGCAAT GAGGTGATCCAGGACTTCCAGGCCTCCGTGCTGCAGGTCTCAGACTCTCCCTACGATGAGCA GGTGGCTGCGCAGATGCCCACAGTGCACTACGAGATGCCCAACGGCTACAACACAGACTACGGTGCAGAGCGGCTCCGCATCCCTGAGGGCCTGTTTGATCCCTCCAATGTCAAG GGCCTGTCGGGGAACACCATGTTAGGGGTGGGCCACGTGGTGACCACCAGCATCGGCATGTGCGACATTGATATTCGTCCG GGCCTCTACGGCAGTGTCATTGTCACGGGTGGGAACACGCTCCTGCAGGGCTTCACTGACAGACTCAATCGAGAGCTTTCCCAGAAGACTCCACCG AGCATGAGACTGAAGCTCATCGCCAGCAACAGCACCATGGAGCGCAAGTTCAGCCCCTGGATCGGGGGCTCCATCCTGGCCTCACTG GGCACTTTCCAGCAAATGTGGATCTCCAAGCAGGAATATGAGGAGGGCGGGAAGCAGTGCGTGGAGCGGAAGTGCCCCTGA
- the ACTL6B gene encoding actin-like protein 6B isoform X1 — MSGGVYGGDEVGALVFDIGSFSVRAGYAGEDCPKVSLPAPCPNPRAPLQASQSPRALSAQRKALLSGNMGVNPGGGLRALQDMAFSPVHAPLQADFPTTVGLLAAEEGGGLELEGEKEKKGKIFHIDTNALHVPRDGAEVMSPLKNGMIEDWECFRAILDHTYSKHVKSEPNLHPVLMSEAPWNTRAKREKLTELMFEQYNIPAFFLCKTAVLTAFANGRSTGLVLDSGATHTTAIPVHDGYVLQQGIVKSPLAGDFISMQCRELFQEMAIDIIPPYMIAAKEPVREGAPPNWKKKEKLPQVSKSWHNYMCNEVIQDFQASVLQVSDSPYDEQVAAQMPTVHYEMPNGYNTDYGAERLRIPEGLFDPSNVKGLSGNTMLGVGHVVTTSIGMCDIDIRPGLYGSVIVTGGNTLLQGFTDRLNRELSQKTPPSMRLKLIASNSTMERKFSPWIGGSILASLGTFQQMWISKQEYEEGGKQCVERKCP, encoded by the exons ATGAGCGGGGGCGTCTACGGCGGAG ATGAGGTGGGGGCGCTGGTCTTTGACATTGGCTCCTTCTCAGTCCGCGCTGGGTACGCTGGGGAGGACTGCCCCAAGGTGAGCCTTCCAGCCCCCTGCCCAAATCCTAGGGCtcccctccaggcttcccagtcacCCAGGGCTCTCAGCGCCCAGAGAAAAGCTCTGCTAAGCGGGAATATGGGAGTAAACCCAGGGGGTGGGCTGAGGGCCCTGCAAGATATGGCTTTCTCTCCTGTCCATGCCCCGCTCCAGGCTGACTTCCCCACCACGGTGGGGCTGCTGGCCGCGGAGGAGGGGGGCGGGCTGGAGTtggagggggagaaagagaagaaagggaaaatcttTCACATCGACACCAACGCCCTCCACGTGCCTCGAGATGGAGCGGAAGTCATGTCTCCCCTCAAGAATGGCATGA TTGAGGACTGGGAGTGCTTCCGTGCAATCCTGGATCACACCTACAGCAAACATGTCAAGTCTGAGCCAAACCTGCACCCAGTGCTCATGTCAGAGGCCCCG TGGAACACACGGGCCAAACGGGAGAAGCTGACGGAGCTGATGTTTGAGCAGTACAACATTCCTGCTTTCTTCTTATGCAAGACAGCTGTGCTTACTGC CTTTGCAAATGGACGCTCCACAGGTCTGGTGCTGGACAGTGGGGCCACCCACACGACAGCCATTCCAGTGCATGATGGCTACGTCCTGCAGCAAG GCATTGTCAAATCACCCCTGGCAGGGGACTTCATCTCCATGCAGTGCCGAGAGCTCTTCCAGGAAATGGCCATTGACATCATCCCACCTTACATGATCGCAGCCAAG GAGCCTGTACGGGAGGGTGCACCCCCaaactggaagaagaaagagaagttacCCCAGGTTTCCAAGTCCTGGCATAACTACATGTGCAAT GAGGTGATCCAGGACTTCCAGGCCTCCGTGCTGCAGGTCTCAGACTCTCCCTACGATGAGCA GGTGGCTGCGCAGATGCCCACAGTGCACTACGAGATGCCCAACGGCTACAACACAGACTACGGTGCAGAGCGGCTCCGCATCCCTGAGGGCCTGTTTGATCCCTCCAATGTCAAG GGCCTGTCGGGGAACACCATGTTAGGGGTGGGCCACGTGGTGACCACCAGCATCGGCATGTGCGACATTGATATTCGTCCG GGCCTCTACGGCAGTGTCATTGTCACGGGTGGGAACACGCTCCTGCAGGGCTTCACTGACAGACTCAATCGAGAGCTTTCCCAGAAGACTCCACCG AGCATGAGACTGAAGCTCATCGCCAGCAACAGCACCATGGAGCGCAAGTTCAGCCCCTGGATCGGGGGCTCCATCCTGGCCTCACTG GGCACTTTCCAGCAAATGTGGATCTCCAAGCAGGAATATGAGGAGGGCGGGAAGCAGTGCGTGGAGCGGAAGTGCCCCTGA